The Pseudomonas sp. KU26590 genomic sequence ACCTGTTCGGCCTGGCCTGGGCCTGTGTGTCCGCGTCGTCGGCGCTGGACGATCGACTGGCCGAGCGCCTCGATGGGCAAACGCTCTGGCTGGAAGGGCGCGTCATCGGGCTACCGCAGACGATCGACGGCGTGGTGCGTTTTCAGCTGGAGGATCCTGTTTCACGACGGGCGCGGCTGCCGGAGCAGATCCGCATTGGCTGGTATGGCGGCCCGCCCATCAGCAGCGGCGAACGCTGGCGTGTGGCGGTCAAGCTCAAGCGACCCGGTGGGCTGGTCAACCCCGGCGCCTTCGATTACCAGGCATGGCTGCTGGCCCAGCGCATTGGCGCCACCGGCACGGTGGTGGACGGCCAGTTGCTTGAACCGGCTCTGGGCAATTGGCGCGACGGCATTCGCCAGCGCCTGCTCAGTGTGGATGCCCAAGGCCGACAGGGCGGGCTGGCCGCCTTGGTGCTGGGGGACGATTCCGGGCTGAGTGCCGCCGATTGGCAAGTCCTGCAGGACACCGGGACTGTTCACTTGCTGGTCATTTCCGGGACGCACATCGGCTTGCTCGCGGGTTTGCTCTACGGCCTTGTCGCCGGCCTGGCCCGCTGGGGTGCGTGGCCGCCGTTTTTGCCCTGGCTGCACTCGGCGTGCCTCGCGGCGTTCGCGGGCGCGCTGGCCTATGGCGTGCTGGCAGGCTTTGAAGTGCCGGTGCAGCGGGCCGTCATCATGCTGGGGCTGGTGCTGCTCTGGCGTCTGCGTTTTCGCCAGCTGGGCACCACGTGGCCACTGTTGCTGGCGCTGAATCTGGTGCTGATCGCCGAGCCGCTGGTCACGTTGCGGCCGGGTTTCTGGCTGTCGTTTCTGGCCGTCGGCATCTTAATGCTGATCTTCAGCGGGCGACTCGGGTCTTGGAGCTGGCTGCAAAGCTGGACCCGCGCACAGTGGCTCATCGCGCTGGGGCTGTTGCCGGTGCTGCTGGCGCTGAACTTGCCAGTGAGCGTGAGCGGTCCGGCCGTCAATCTGCTGGCCGTACCGTGGTTGAGTCTGTTGATTTTGCCCCTGGCGTTGCTCGGCACGCTGCTGCTGGCGATCCCGCCCCTGGGCGAAAGCCTGCTGTGGCTGGCGGGCGGCTCGATGGACGGTTTGTTTCGCTGGCTCACGTTCATGGCCGATCTCGCTCCCGCCTGGACCGGCCCGCATGTGCCGCTGTGGGTCTGGCCATTAAGCCTGCTCGGCGCGCTGCTGCTGTTGCTGCCCAAAGGCCTGCCCATGCGCCCGCTGGGTTGGCCCTTGCTATTGCTGTGCATCTTCCCACCGCAGAAAGCCGTGCCCGTCGGGCAAGTCGAAGTGCTGCAACTGGACGTGGGGCAGGGCCTCGCCATTTTGCTGCGCACCCGGGACCACGCACTGCTCTATGACGCGGGGCCGCGCTTTGGTGATTTTGATATCGGCGAGCGCGTAGTGTTGCCGGCCATTCGCCGCGCCGGGGTCAAACGGCTGGACACGCTGCTGCTCAGTCATGCCGATTCCGACCACGCCGGTGGCGCCGCTGCCGTTCTCAAAGGCGTGCCCGTTGCGCGGGTGCTGGCGGGCGACACAGGGCGTATGCCCGCCGAACTGTCGGCCGAGTCCTGCCGTAACGGGGAAACATGGACGTGGGATGAGGTCACTTTCTCCACCTGGATCTGGGAGCATGCCGCCGAAGGCAATCAGGCCTCTTGCGTGCTCAGCGTCGAGGCCAACGGCGAGCGGCTGTTGCTCACCGGTGATATCGATGTAGAGGCAGAGCGCGCGATGCTCGACGACGGCTTCGACGTCAGCGCTCACTGGCTGCAATCCCCCCACCACGGCAGCCGCAGCTCGTCGTCCCGGGCTTTTTTGCGCGCTGTCGGTGCGCATGGCGTGCTGATTTCCCGAGGCCGCAATAATGCGTTCGGCCACCCGCATCCGCTGGTGCTGTCGCGCTACGCGTGGTCCGGCATGGAGATTCACGACAGCGCCGAACAGGGTGCCATCACCTTGCAAGTGGGCGCCTACGAAGAAGCCCGGGCTGAACGTAGGACTCGACGCTTCTGGCGTGACTGAAAGGGAGGGTTATTCATCGACACGTTCGGCGAGGCGCCGACGCTATGTTAGAGTGGCGCCACTTTTTTTGAGGGGGTGGTCGCTGTGTGGGAGCTGGTCAAATCAGGTGGCTGGATGATGCTGCCGATCATTTTGAGTTCCATTGCCGCCGTCGGAATCATCATCGAACGCCTCTGGACCCTGCGCGCCAGCCGTATCACGCCGCCGCATTTGCTCGGTCAGGTGTGGCGCTGGATTCAGGACAAACAGCTGAGCGCCGAGAAGCTCAAGGAGCTGCGCGCCGACTCGCCGCTGGGTGAAATCCTCGCCGCCGGTCTGGCCAATTCCCGCCATGGTCGCGAGATAATGAAAGAGTGCATCGAGGAAGCCGCGGCCCGGGTCATTCACGAGCTCGAACGCTATCTCGCGACCCTTGGCACCATCGCCGCCATGGCGCCGCTGCTGGGTCTGCTGGGCACCGTGCTCGGCATGATCGACATCTTCAGCTCGTTCACCAGCAGCGGCATGACCGGCAACGCCGGCATGCTCGCGGGCGGCATCGGCAAGGCGCTGATCTGCACCGCCTCGGGCCTGACCGTTGCCATCCCCGCGATCTTCTTCCATCGCTATCTGCAAAGCCGCGTCGACGAGCTGGTGGTCGGCATGGAACAGGAAGCCATCAAACTGGTGGAAGTCGTGCAGGGCGATCGTGACGTCGACCTCACCGACGCCAAGCCCGACATCAAGGCTGCCGCGCGTGGCGAGGGCAAGAAGAAGTGAAATTCCGCCGTCGCAAGCCCAGGGAGACCATCGACATCAATCTGGTGTCGCTGATCGACGTGGTGTTCATCCTGCTGCTGTTCTTCGTCGTGACCACCACGTTCACCCGGGAAACCCAGCTGCGCGTCGACCTGCCCCAGGCGGTGACCGGCGCTTCGGCCGATGACGTCGACAAAAAACACCTCGACATCACTATCAATGCCGACGGCGTTTATTCGGTGAACAACACCCTGCTGGGCGACAGCAAGCTGGAAACCCTCATCGATGCCTTGCAGAAGGAATCCGAGGGCGACACCAGTCTGCCCCTGTCGATCAGCGCTGACGGCAAGACCCCCCATCAGGCGGTGATCACCGCCATGGACGCCGCCGGCAAACTCGGTTTCGCCCATTTGCGCATGACCACCGTCGAGGCCGCATCGGCTAACTGATGGCATTCACTGACCGACTGCTCGACGCCTGGTACCAAGGCCATCCGGCGCTGGCGCTGCTGCGCCCGCTCGAATGCCTGTACCGGCGCGTGGTGAACCGCAAGCGCGCGCGTTTTCTCGCCGGGCAGGGCGACATTTACAC encodes the following:
- a CDS encoding DNA internalization-related competence protein ComEC/Rec2; translation: MRTGMLALALGLLTLRFLPALPPVWLLLMMPVVALMLLPFRTYPLAFYLFGLAWACVSASSALDDRLAERLDGQTLWLEGRVIGLPQTIDGVVRFQLEDPVSRRARLPEQIRIGWYGGPPISSGERWRVAVKLKRPGGLVNPGAFDYQAWLLAQRIGATGTVVDGQLLEPALGNWRDGIRQRLLSVDAQGRQGGLAALVLGDDSGLSAADWQVLQDTGTVHLLVISGTHIGLLAGLLYGLVAGLARWGAWPPFLPWLHSACLAAFAGALAYGVLAGFEVPVQRAVIMLGLVLLWRLRFRQLGTTWPLLLALNLVLIAEPLVTLRPGFWLSFLAVGILMLIFSGRLGSWSWLQSWTRAQWLIALGLLPVLLALNLPVSVSGPAVNLLAVPWLSLLILPLALLGTLLLAIPPLGESLLWLAGGSMDGLFRWLTFMADLAPAWTGPHVPLWVWPLSLLGALLLLLPKGLPMRPLGWPLLLLCIFPPQKAVPVGQVEVLQLDVGQGLAILLRTRDHALLYDAGPRFGDFDIGERVVLPAIRRAGVKRLDTLLLSHADSDHAGGAAAVLKGVPVARVLAGDTGRMPAELSAESCRNGETWTWDEVTFSTWIWEHAAEGNQASCVLSVEANGERLLLTGDIDVEAERAMLDDGFDVSAHWLQSPHHGSRSSSSRAFLRAVGAHGVLISRGRNNAFGHPHPLVLSRYAWSGMEIHDSAEQGAITLQVGAYEEARAERRTRRFWRD
- a CDS encoding MotA/TolQ/ExbB proton channel family protein; its protein translation is MWELVKSGGWMMLPIILSSIAAVGIIIERLWTLRASRITPPHLLGQVWRWIQDKQLSAEKLKELRADSPLGEILAAGLANSRHGREIMKECIEEAAARVIHELERYLATLGTIAAMAPLLGLLGTVLGMIDIFSSFTSSGMTGNAGMLAGGIGKALICTASGLTVAIPAIFFHRYLQSRVDELVVGMEQEAIKLVEVVQGDRDVDLTDAKPDIKAAARGEGKKK
- a CDS encoding ExbD/TolR family protein codes for the protein MKFRRRKPRETIDINLVSLIDVVFILLLFFVVTTTFTRETQLRVDLPQAVTGASADDVDKKHLDITINADGVYSVNNTLLGDSKLETLIDALQKESEGDTSLPLSISADGKTPHQAVITAMDAAGKLGFAHLRMTTVEAASAN